The following coding sequences lie in one Helicoverpa zea isolate HzStark_Cry1AcR chromosome 2, ilHelZeax1.1, whole genome shotgun sequence genomic window:
- the LOC124641216 gene encoding regulating synaptic membrane exocytosis protein 2-like isoform X2, protein MADMPDLSHLTPEERAIIEGVMMRQRQEEQREHEIMRRKQDEVTVLEQTIRTRNEMHRAAGVELAATCHICLKTKFADGVGHSCHYCRVRCCARCGGKVTLRSNKVIWVCILCRKKQELLSKTGQWIHKSAGQDSMLWRMENDLRGLPPQPDGSFDKRPKLERAHSAAEKENLPLQRSGSALRRQYSQQEQRCYGELEGLARTHPHLVHPRQKAAYGVVETGVTPSTQLLPLTPASHPLLPPRSSSSDDEVPECVSDENDEYRDRGQLEACAPVRHPHLRSANVAANNYYNLINHSPADYEAEARGPFDVARTGPSGGRSFDSVTDCRWRARDDGEGAYLRPYAPEEGPRPDRAVYKSAYLWEDSSDNRRFTERRKKTVRFDGHEGAATFPRGGRDASGAPHDWAALRWEPERQTSQDSATKDSGIDTSSTFTSSEDSNRGDCPKFPLSWQVSADGTRMIGHMVLRKSVVEGSSHSSAAILGLKVVGGKLLPDGTRVAVVEKVKKGSIADLEGQLRIGDEVLQWNGVPLQGRSADEVAAVVADSKHDLHVELVVSRPLTATRTPAVPWRTHKVYTEVMGGCEKPSVLVTSPGSPDVHSRRRPARYNHHNANVAGRIQLKIYFDVTATQLCVTVVSASGLTPRPDGSPRCPYAKIFLLPDKSEKSKRRTKTLANTLEPRWNQNFIYCGIRITDIKRRTLEVTVWDLNRYGPNDFLGEVLLDLDTIVMNHEPTWYTLKPHEEMGSFSRYREDEADGEHLSPPSTSTSRLSDSDTPSECDLRRHHSLSSLASSSSPPPPHDRMDMEGARSNRRDMSPAGRVRAAGMNRERSGGYSVARSQSAAGVARPARARSKSPRRSLSPPADRDGWRYTVNEDRGDGSRLPTHAYAPRFQSRSATATPTTSPKKRQLPQIPHHQGGQRAVRAQVSADLEERKWIAPHHIGATLTYRSTPQGWERHYAGLSDSELAARSGGGAGAGGWAPRRRLSPDNAAQDSDLESVASVTSSAFSTQSERPRPTRMLSNDYGGRENGRGNGSNQQQQPLERRESRRGQFTRSLSNADVPPDEKAGVTFNKDGSLSDTALGGAGELEPASDDVLLKAEPRDYFGPGMGKKSNSTSQLSATGRKRRLGFGKRGKNSFTVQRSEEVVPGEMRGGMGGVSRASSASSENDEDRWSPGMRGSGSDGGGLSDFIDGLGPGQLVGRQLLGAPTQGDVQLSMCYQKGFLEVEVIRARGLVSQPGRRALPAPYIKVYLVSGKRCIAKAKTSTARRTLDPLYQQTLTFRENFKGCVLQVTVWGDYGRIEGKKVFMGVAQIMLDDLNLSNIVIGWYKLFGTTSL, encoded by the exons ATGGCCGACATGCCGGACCTCTCGCACCTCACGCCCGAGGAGCGCGCCATCATCGAAGGCGTCATGATGCGACAGCGCCAGGAGGAGCAGCGCGAGCACGAGATCATGAG ACGTAAGCAAGATGAAGTCACAGTGCTGGAGCAGACGATCCGGACTCGCAATGAGATGCACCGCGCCGCCGGCGTAGAGCTCGCAGCCACCTGCCACATCTGCCTCAAGACTAAGTTCGCGGACGGCGTCGGCCACTCGTGCCATTACTGCCGAGTGAGGTGCTGCGCTCGGTGCGGGGGCAAAGTTACTCTCCGTTCTAACAag GTTATTTGGGTATGTATACTGTGCCGTAAGAAACAAGAGTTATTATCAAAAACTGGACAATGGATCCACAAAAGTGCTGGCCAGGACTCAATGTTATGGCGTATGGAAAATGATCTAAGAGGTCTGCCACCACAGCCAGACGGATCATTTGATAAAAGACCAAAACTAGAACGGGCACACAGCGCCGCAGAGAAAGAAAATCTGCCACTTCAGAGATCTGGCAGCGCTCTCCGTCGCCAGTACAGTCAACAAGAGCAAAGGTGTTACGGTGAACTTGAAGGATTGGCTAGAACTCATCCGCATCTAGTACACCCGAGACAAAAGGCTGCATACGGGGTGGTCGAGACGGGGGTAACTCCCTCCACCCAGTTGTTGCCGCTCACGCCAGCGTCACACCCCCTCCTCCCGCCTCGGTCTTCCTCTTCGGATGACGAAGTTCCCGAGTGTGTTTCCGACGAAAACGACGAGTATCGTGATCGCG GACAACTAGAGGCATGTGCTCCAGTTCGGCACCCGCATCTGCGTAGCGCCAACGTGGCCGCCAACAATTATTACAATTTGATTAATCATTCGCCGGCCGATTACGAGGCAGAGGCGCGCGGTCCATTCGACGTGGCCAGGACCGGACCGTCAGGTGGACGCAGTTTCGATTCTGTGACCGACTGCCGGTGGCGGGCCCGCGACGATGGCGAAGGTGCGTATCTACGCCCGTACGCACCAGAAGAGGGCCCGCGCCCAGATCGAGCTGTGTATAAGAGTGCCTATTTGTGGGAGGACTCCTCAGACAATAGACGGTTCACTGAGAGGAGAAAAAAGACCGTTCGCTTTGACGGGCACGAAGGCGCCGCGACGTTCCCGCGCGGCGGCCGCGACGCGTCTGGCGCGCCACACGACTGGGCCGCGCTACGCTGGGAGCCCGAACGCCAGACCAGCCAGGACTCCGCCACCAAAGACTCGGGCATCGATACCTCTAGCACCTTCACCTCCAGTGAAGATTCGAACAGAGGCGATTGCCCTAAG TTCCCGCTGAGCTGGCAGGTGTCCGCGGACGGCACTCGCATGATCGGTCACATGGTGCTCCGGAAGAGCGTCGTGGAAGGGAGCTCACACTCTTCAGCGGCTATCCTCGGTCTGAAGGTGGTGGGAGGGAAACTGCTCCCGGACGGCACGAGGGTCGCGGTGGTGGAAAAGGTCAAAAAAGGTTCCATTGCTGACTTAGAAGGACAGCTTAGAATAG GTGACGAGGTCCTGCAATGGAACGGGGTGCCTCTCCAAGGGCGGAGCGCGGACGAGGTGGCGGCGGTTGTAGCTGACAGTAAGCACGACTTGCACGTGGAGTTAGTGGTATCCCGGCCGCTGACTGCCACGCGCACACCCGCTGTGCCGTGGAGAACACACAAAG TATACACGGAAGTGATGGGGGGTTGCGAGAAGCCCAGCGTCCTGGTGACGTCACCGGGCTCCCCTGACGTGCACTCGCGGCGCCGACCCGCTAGATACAACCACCATAACGCTAATGTTGCTGGACGCATTCAG CTGAAAATATACTTCGACGTGACCGCAACGCAGCTGTGTGTCACCGTAGTATCAGCGAGCGGACTCACACCTCGGCCCGACGGTTCCCCTAGATGCCCTTATGCTAAAATATTCCTACTGCCCGATAAAAGCGAGAAGAGCAAGCGAAGAACGAAAACCTTAGCCAACACATTAGAACCGCGATGGaatcaaaactttatttattgcgGCATTCGAATTACCGACATAAAGAGAAGAACTTTGGAG GTTACCGTGTGGGATTTAAATCGTTACGGCCCAAACGATTTTCTCGGCGAAGTCCTTCTGGATTTAGACACCATTGTAATGAACCATGAACCTACATGGTATACGTTGAAACCACACGAGGAGATGGGAAGCTTTAGC AGATACCGCGAAGACGAGGCAGACGGCGAGCACCTGTCCCCGCCGTCGACGTCGACGTCACGGCTGTCGGACTCCGACACGCCGAGCGAGTGCGACCTGCGGCGCCACCACTCGCTGTCCAGCCTCGCGTCCAGCTCCAGTCCGCCGCCGCCGCATGAT CGCATGGACATGGAGGGAGCGAGATCCAACCGACGCGACATGTCGCCGGCGGGCCGGGTTCGCGCTGCCGGGATGAACAGAGAACGC AGCGGCGGGTACAGCGTGGCGCGCTCGCAGTCGGCGGCGGGCGTGGCGCGGCCGGCGCGGGCTCGCAGCAAGTCGCCGCGCCGCTCGCTGTCGCCGCCCGCCGACCGCGACGGCTGGCGCTACACAG TGAACGAGGACCGGGGAGACGGGTCGCGGTTACCGACGCACGCGTACGCGCCGCGCTTCCAGTCGCGCTCAGCCACGGCCACGCCCACCACCAGTCCCAAGAAACGTCAACTACCACAAATACCTCATCACCAG GGTGGGCAGAGAGCAGTACGCGCGCAAGTGTCGGCCGACCTGGAGGAACGTAAGTGGATCGCCCCGCATCACATTGGCGCCACACTCACCTACCGCAGCACGCCACAAG GGTGGGAAAGACATTACGCAGGACTGTCGGACTCCGAGCTGGCAGCGCGGAGCGGCGGAGGTGCGGGCGCAGGCGGCTGGGCCCCGCGGCGGCGCCTGTCGCCCGACAACGCCGCGCAGGACTCCGACCTCGAGTCCGTCGCGTCCGTCACCTCCAGCGCCTTCAGCACGCAGTCCGAACGACCTCGCCCTACCAGAATGCTCAG TAATGACTATGGTGGACGGGAGAACGGACGCGGCAATGGTAGCAATCAACAGCAACAACCCCTAGAAAGACGAGAATCACGTCGGGGTCAATTTACTCGGAGTCTGAGTAACGCAGATGTACCACCGGATGAAAAAGCGG GTGTAACTTTTAACAAAGATGGCAGCCTCAGCGATACTGCTCTCGGCGGGGCGGGTGAATTGGAACCTGCTAGTGACGACGTATTACTGAAAGCGGAACCTCGCGACTACTTCGGCCCTGGTATGGGCAAGAAAAGCAATTCCACTTCGCAACTATCAGCGACAG GACGAAAACGGAGGTTAGGTTTTGGTAAACGTGGGAAAAATTCGTTTACGGTGCAACGGAGCGAGGAAGTGGTCCCTGGCGAAATGCGCGGAGGCATGGGTGGTGTATCGCGGGCCTCCTCAGCCTCCAGCGAGAACGACGAAGACAG ATGGTCTCCTGGTATGAGAGGCTCTGGTTCGGACGGAGGCGGCTTGTCAGACTTTATCGACGGCTTAGGCCCAGGACAACTGGTCGGCAGACAGTTACTCGGCGCGCCGACGCAGGGTGACGTGCAACTGTCTATGTGTTACCAGAAAGGATTTCTCGAG GTGGAGGTAATCCGTGCTCGTGGTCTGGTATCTCAGCCGGGCAGACGGGCCCTACCTGCGCCGTACATTAAAGTGTACCTAGTGAGCGGTAAGCGCTGCATCGCCAAGGCAAAGACGAGCACGGCGCGCCGCACACTCGACCCACTTTATCAACAAACGCTAACCTTTAGAGAAAACTTTAAAGGTTGCGTATTACAG GTGACCGTGTGGGGCGACTATGGACGCATAGAGGGTAAAAAGGTGTTTATGGGCGTGGCTCAAATCATGCTCGATGACCTTAACCTCTCTAACATCGTCATAGGATGGTACAAACTCTTCGGAACTACTTCATTG taa
- the LOC124641216 gene encoding regulating synaptic membrane exocytosis protein 2-like isoform X8, whose amino-acid sequence MADMPDLSHLTPEERAIIEGVMMRQRQEEQREHEIMRRKQDEVTVLEQTIRTRNEMHRAAGVELAATCHICLKTKFADGVGHSCHYCRVRCCARCGGKVTLRSNKVIWVCILCRKKQELLSKTGQWIHKSAGQDSMLWRMENDLRGLPPQPDGSFDKRPKLERAHSAAEKENLPLQRSGSALRRQYSQQEQRCYGELEGLARTHPHLVHPRQKAAYGVVETGVTPSTQLLPLTPASHPLLPPRSSSSDDEVPECVSDENDEYRDRGQLEACAPVRHPHLRSANVAANNYYNLINHSPADYEAEARGPFDVARTGPSGGRSFDSVTDCRWRARDDGEGAYLRPYAPEEGPRPDRAVYKSAYLWEDSSDNRRFTERRKKTVRFDGHEGAATFPRGGRDASGAPHDWAALRWEPERQTSQDSATKDSGIDTSSTFTSSEDSNRGDCPKFPLSWQVSADGTRMIGHMVLRKSVVEGSSHSSAAILGLKVVGGKLLPDGTRVAVVEKVKKGSIADLEGQLRIGDEVLQWNGVPLQGRSADEVAAVVADSKHDLHVELVVSRPLTATRTPAVPWRTHKEVYTEVMGGCEKPSVLVTSPGSPDVHSRRRPARYNHHNANVAGRIQLKIYFDVTATQLCVTVVSASGLTPRPDGSPRCPYAKIFLLPDKSEKSKRRTKTLANTLEPRWNQNFIYCGIRITDIKRRTLEVTVWDLNRYGPNDFLGEVLLDLDTIVMNHEPTWYTLKPHEEMGSFSRYREDEADGEHLSPPSTSTSRLSDSDTPSECDLRRHHSLSSLASSSSPPPPHDRMDMEGARSNRRDMSPAGRVRAAGMNRERSGGYSVARSQSAAGVARPARARSKSPRRSLSPPADRDGWRYTVNEDRGDGSRLPTHAYAPRFQSRSATATPTTSPKKRQLPQIPHHQGGQRAVRAQVSADLEERLSDSELAARSGGGAGAGGWAPRRRLSPDNAAQDSDLESVASVTSSAFSTQSERPRPTRMLSNDYGGRENGRGNGSNQQQQPLERRESRRGQFTRSLSNADVPPDEKAGVTFNKDGSLSDTALGGAGELEPASDDVLLKAEPRDYFGPGMGKKSNSTSQLSATGRKRRLGFGKRGKNSFTVQRSEEVVPGEMRGGMGGVSRASSASSENDEDRWSPGMRGSGSDGGGLSDFIDGLGPGQLVGRQLLGAPTQGDVQLSMCYQKGFLEVEVIRARGLVSQPGRRALPAPYIKVYLVSGKRCIAKAKTSTARRTLDPLYQQTLTFRENFKGCVLQVTVWGDYGRIEGKKVFMGVAQIMLDDLNLSNIVIGWYKLFGTTSL is encoded by the exons ATGGCCGACATGCCGGACCTCTCGCACCTCACGCCCGAGGAGCGCGCCATCATCGAAGGCGTCATGATGCGACAGCGCCAGGAGGAGCAGCGCGAGCACGAGATCATGAG ACGTAAGCAAGATGAAGTCACAGTGCTGGAGCAGACGATCCGGACTCGCAATGAGATGCACCGCGCCGCCGGCGTAGAGCTCGCAGCCACCTGCCACATCTGCCTCAAGACTAAGTTCGCGGACGGCGTCGGCCACTCGTGCCATTACTGCCGAGTGAGGTGCTGCGCTCGGTGCGGGGGCAAAGTTACTCTCCGTTCTAACAag GTTATTTGGGTATGTATACTGTGCCGTAAGAAACAAGAGTTATTATCAAAAACTGGACAATGGATCCACAAAAGTGCTGGCCAGGACTCAATGTTATGGCGTATGGAAAATGATCTAAGAGGTCTGCCACCACAGCCAGACGGATCATTTGATAAAAGACCAAAACTAGAACGGGCACACAGCGCCGCAGAGAAAGAAAATCTGCCACTTCAGAGATCTGGCAGCGCTCTCCGTCGCCAGTACAGTCAACAAGAGCAAAGGTGTTACGGTGAACTTGAAGGATTGGCTAGAACTCATCCGCATCTAGTACACCCGAGACAAAAGGCTGCATACGGGGTGGTCGAGACGGGGGTAACTCCCTCCACCCAGTTGTTGCCGCTCACGCCAGCGTCACACCCCCTCCTCCCGCCTCGGTCTTCCTCTTCGGATGACGAAGTTCCCGAGTGTGTTTCCGACGAAAACGACGAGTATCGTGATCGCG GACAACTAGAGGCATGTGCTCCAGTTCGGCACCCGCATCTGCGTAGCGCCAACGTGGCCGCCAACAATTATTACAATTTGATTAATCATTCGCCGGCCGATTACGAGGCAGAGGCGCGCGGTCCATTCGACGTGGCCAGGACCGGACCGTCAGGTGGACGCAGTTTCGATTCTGTGACCGACTGCCGGTGGCGGGCCCGCGACGATGGCGAAGGTGCGTATCTACGCCCGTACGCACCAGAAGAGGGCCCGCGCCCAGATCGAGCTGTGTATAAGAGTGCCTATTTGTGGGAGGACTCCTCAGACAATAGACGGTTCACTGAGAGGAGAAAAAAGACCGTTCGCTTTGACGGGCACGAAGGCGCCGCGACGTTCCCGCGCGGCGGCCGCGACGCGTCTGGCGCGCCACACGACTGGGCCGCGCTACGCTGGGAGCCCGAACGCCAGACCAGCCAGGACTCCGCCACCAAAGACTCGGGCATCGATACCTCTAGCACCTTCACCTCCAGTGAAGATTCGAACAGAGGCGATTGCCCTAAG TTCCCGCTGAGCTGGCAGGTGTCCGCGGACGGCACTCGCATGATCGGTCACATGGTGCTCCGGAAGAGCGTCGTGGAAGGGAGCTCACACTCTTCAGCGGCTATCCTCGGTCTGAAGGTGGTGGGAGGGAAACTGCTCCCGGACGGCACGAGGGTCGCGGTGGTGGAAAAGGTCAAAAAAGGTTCCATTGCTGACTTAGAAGGACAGCTTAGAATAG GTGACGAGGTCCTGCAATGGAACGGGGTGCCTCTCCAAGGGCGGAGCGCGGACGAGGTGGCGGCGGTTGTAGCTGACAGTAAGCACGACTTGCACGTGGAGTTAGTGGTATCCCGGCCGCTGACTGCCACGCGCACACCCGCTGTGCCGTGGAGAACACACAAAG AAGTATACACGGAAGTGATGGGGGGTTGCGAGAAGCCCAGCGTCCTGGTGACGTCACCGGGCTCCCCTGACGTGCACTCGCGGCGCCGACCCGCTAGATACAACCACCATAACGCTAATGTTGCTGGACGCATTCAG CTGAAAATATACTTCGACGTGACCGCAACGCAGCTGTGTGTCACCGTAGTATCAGCGAGCGGACTCACACCTCGGCCCGACGGTTCCCCTAGATGCCCTTATGCTAAAATATTCCTACTGCCCGATAAAAGCGAGAAGAGCAAGCGAAGAACGAAAACCTTAGCCAACACATTAGAACCGCGATGGaatcaaaactttatttattgcgGCATTCGAATTACCGACATAAAGAGAAGAACTTTGGAG GTTACCGTGTGGGATTTAAATCGTTACGGCCCAAACGATTTTCTCGGCGAAGTCCTTCTGGATTTAGACACCATTGTAATGAACCATGAACCTACATGGTATACGTTGAAACCACACGAGGAGATGGGAAGCTTTAGC AGATACCGCGAAGACGAGGCAGACGGCGAGCACCTGTCCCCGCCGTCGACGTCGACGTCACGGCTGTCGGACTCCGACACGCCGAGCGAGTGCGACCTGCGGCGCCACCACTCGCTGTCCAGCCTCGCGTCCAGCTCCAGTCCGCCGCCGCCGCATGAT CGCATGGACATGGAGGGAGCGAGATCCAACCGACGCGACATGTCGCCGGCGGGCCGGGTTCGCGCTGCCGGGATGAACAGAGAACGC AGCGGCGGGTACAGCGTGGCGCGCTCGCAGTCGGCGGCGGGCGTGGCGCGGCCGGCGCGGGCTCGCAGCAAGTCGCCGCGCCGCTCGCTGTCGCCGCCCGCCGACCGCGACGGCTGGCGCTACACAG TGAACGAGGACCGGGGAGACGGGTCGCGGTTACCGACGCACGCGTACGCGCCGCGCTTCCAGTCGCGCTCAGCCACGGCCACGCCCACCACCAGTCCCAAGAAACGTCAACTACCACAAATACCTCATCACCAG GGTGGGCAGAGAGCAGTACGCGCGCAAGTGTCGGCCGACCTGGAGGAAC GACTGTCGGACTCCGAGCTGGCAGCGCGGAGCGGCGGAGGTGCGGGCGCAGGCGGCTGGGCCCCGCGGCGGCGCCTGTCGCCCGACAACGCCGCGCAGGACTCCGACCTCGAGTCCGTCGCGTCCGTCACCTCCAGCGCCTTCAGCACGCAGTCCGAACGACCTCGCCCTACCAGAATGCTCAG TAATGACTATGGTGGACGGGAGAACGGACGCGGCAATGGTAGCAATCAACAGCAACAACCCCTAGAAAGACGAGAATCACGTCGGGGTCAATTTACTCGGAGTCTGAGTAACGCAGATGTACCACCGGATGAAAAAGCGG GTGTAACTTTTAACAAAGATGGCAGCCTCAGCGATACTGCTCTCGGCGGGGCGGGTGAATTGGAACCTGCTAGTGACGACGTATTACTGAAAGCGGAACCTCGCGACTACTTCGGCCCTGGTATGGGCAAGAAAAGCAATTCCACTTCGCAACTATCAGCGACAG GACGAAAACGGAGGTTAGGTTTTGGTAAACGTGGGAAAAATTCGTTTACGGTGCAACGGAGCGAGGAAGTGGTCCCTGGCGAAATGCGCGGAGGCATGGGTGGTGTATCGCGGGCCTCCTCAGCCTCCAGCGAGAACGACGAAGACAG ATGGTCTCCTGGTATGAGAGGCTCTGGTTCGGACGGAGGCGGCTTGTCAGACTTTATCGACGGCTTAGGCCCAGGACAACTGGTCGGCAGACAGTTACTCGGCGCGCCGACGCAGGGTGACGTGCAACTGTCTATGTGTTACCAGAAAGGATTTCTCGAG GTGGAGGTAATCCGTGCTCGTGGTCTGGTATCTCAGCCGGGCAGACGGGCCCTACCTGCGCCGTACATTAAAGTGTACCTAGTGAGCGGTAAGCGCTGCATCGCCAAGGCAAAGACGAGCACGGCGCGCCGCACACTCGACCCACTTTATCAACAAACGCTAACCTTTAGAGAAAACTTTAAAGGTTGCGTATTACAG GTGACCGTGTGGGGCGACTATGGACGCATAGAGGGTAAAAAGGTGTTTATGGGCGTGGCTCAAATCATGCTCGATGACCTTAACCTCTCTAACATCGTCATAGGATGGTACAAACTCTTCGGAACTACTTCATTG taa